One region of Armigeres subalbatus isolate Guangzhou_Male chromosome 3, GZ_Asu_2, whole genome shotgun sequence genomic DNA includes:
- the LOC134220686 gene encoding phospholipase A2-like, with translation MRLCTATSVLLAVAFAASHVCSKQLFRNMETFDFESNEIVEQPDDEGIRSNRSNVERINLTLPGTKWCGPGNVADDYDDLGKHEDEDKCCREHDHCDNIASGEEKYGLKNDDYFTRLHCKCDRDFQQCLKKINTTLSNRLGSFYFAVRDKCYKKQHPIVECGEKKNMLFLRRCVRYVLDSSKDRKWQWFDLPFYDDNMINDFY, from the exons ATGAGACTTTGTACAGCCACTTCGGTCCTGTTGGCGGTCGCGTTCGCCGCCAGTCATGTCTGCTCCAAGCAACTCTTCAGAAACATGGAAACGTTTGACTTCGAAAGCAACGAAATCGTGGAACAACCGGACGACGAAGGGATAAGGTCGAACCGTTCGAACGTGGAACGCATCAACCTTACTTTGCCGGGTACGAAGTGGTGCGGTCCGGGAAATGTGGCCGACGACTACGACGATTTGGGCAAGCATGAGGATGAGGATAAGTGCTGCCGAGAGCACGATCATTGTGATAACATTGCTTCCGGCGAGGAGAAGTACGGCTTGAAGAACGATGACTATTTCACCAG GTTGCACTGCAAGTGTGACCGAGACTTTCAGCAGTGTTTGAAGAAGATCAACACCACCCTTTCGAACCGTTTGGGAAGCTTCTACTTTGCGGTTCGGGACAAGTGCTACAAGAAACAGCATCCCATCGTGGAATGTGGTGAAAAGAAAAATAT gTTATTTTTGCGGCGATGCGTACGGTATGTCTTGGATAGTTCGAAGGACCGTAAGTGGCAATGGTTTGATTTGCCTTTCTATGATGATAATATGATCAACGATTTCTACTGA
- the LOC134225185 gene encoding aquaporin-11 produces MAIEQLGYSVFFIALTSAIAAVARRVNNKLSKEGLVKELINEAIAAAELCGCCFELIIVADNFGVATYAVFLFTLTIWWGLQWGNATACPYTYMEQIVQGEVNFREAALKIWAQLMGGCCVYRYVQLYWWLELAETHEGRAFEECSADLKVNLYLGAFIEGFATLCCRLASKVISEKDAKFGAFIDSFIGTSLVVAAFNYSGGYFNPVLATALKWGCAGNSALEHIIVYWIGSCAGAVLSVPLFKTDSFRNMFLADKAKAE; encoded by the exons ATGGCCATCGAGCAGCTTGGCTATAGTGTGTTCTTTATAGCGTTGACCAGCGCGATCGCGGCTGTTGCTCGACGGGTGAATAACAAATTGTCCAAAGAAGGTCTGGTGAAGGAACTCATCAATGAGGCAATCGCCGCCGCGGAACTATGCGGCTGTTGCTTTGAGCTGATCATTG TTGCTGATAACTTTGGGGTAGCGACCTATGCGGTGTTCCTGTTCACGCTGACGATATGGTGGGGTCTACAGTGGGGAAACGCCACTGCATGTCCCTACACATATATGGAACAGATTGTGCAAG GTGAAGTTAACTTCAGAGAAGCTGCCTTGAAGATTTGGGCCCAGCTGATGGGCGGGTGCTGCGTGTACCGTTACGTCCAGCTGTACTGGTGGCTGGAGCTGGCGGAAACCCACGAAGGCCGAGCCTTTGAAGAATGCTCTGCTGATTTGAAG GTCAATCTATATCTGGGAGCGTTCATCGAGGGCTTCGCCACACTGTGCTGTCGACTGGCGTCCAAAGTTATTTCCGAAAAAGACGCCAAGTTTGGTGCCTTCATTGATTCGTTCATCGGAACCAGCTTGGTTGTGGCCGCTTTCAACTACTCTGGTGGATACTTCAACCCGGTTCTGGCCACCGCACTGAAATGGGGCTGCGCAGGAAACTCCGCCCTGGAGCACATCATCGTCTACTGGATTGGTTCGTGCGCTGGAGCTGTGCTGTCGGTGCCACTGTTCAAAACCGACAGCTTCCGCAATATGTTCCTTGCCGATAAGGCTAAGGCCGAATAG